The Macaca nemestrina isolate mMacNem1 chromosome 6, mMacNem.hap1, whole genome shotgun sequence genome window below encodes:
- the LOC105475075 gene encoding spermatogenic leucine zipper protein 1, whose product MANSAKSAEMPTISKTLNPTPDPHQESLDPRITIALFEIGSLSPSSWGSLPSLKNSSHQVTEQQTAEKFNSLLKEIKDILKNMAGFEEKITEAKELFEETNISEDVSAHKENIRGLDKINEMLSTNLPVNLAPEKEENEHKQEMILENQDSENIVQVFARDLVNRLEEKKVNETQQSQEKAKNRLLNVQEETMKIRNNMEQLLQEAEHWSKQHTELSELIKSYQKSQKDVSETLRNNGVDFQTQPNNEVSAKHELEEQVKKLSHDTYSLQLMAALLENECQILQQRVEILKELHHQKQGTLQEKPIQINCKQDKKNQKPSEAKKVEMYKQNKQEMKGTFRKKDRSCRSLDVCLNKKACNNQFNIHVARKALRGKMRSASSLR is encoded by the coding sequence ATGGCCAACTCTGCGAAGTCAGCTGAGATGCCCACCATCTCCAAAACCCTTAACCCTACTCCTGATCCTCATCAAGAATCTCTGGACCCTAGGATTACCATTGCCTTATTCGAAATTGGATCActttccccttcctcctgggGCTCTCTCCCTTCCCTAAAGAATAGCAGCCATCAAGTTACAGAACAACAGACTGCAGAGAAGTTTAACAGTctcttgaaagaaattaaagatattcttaaaaatatgGCAGGTTTTGAAGAGAAGATCACAGAAGCAAAAGAACTTTTTGAGGAAACCAATATTTCTGAGGATGTGTCAGCccacaaagaaaatatcagagGACTTGACAAAATCAATGAAATGTTATCAACAAACCTGCCTGTTAATTTAGCcccagagaaagaagagaatgaacATAAACAGGAGATGATATTGGAAAACCAGGACTCTGAGAACATAGTACAAGTTTTTGCAAGAGATTTGGTAAATcgtttagaagaaaaaaaagtcaacgAAACTCAACAAAGTCAGGAAAAAGCGAAAAACAGGCTCCTTAATGTTCAAGAAGAAACTATGAAAATTAGGAACAACATGGAGCAATTACTACAGGAAGCAGAACACTGGAGTAAACAACATACTGAGCTCAGTGAACTGATAAAATCCTATCAGAAATCTCAGAAAGACGTAAGTGAAACTCTCAGAAATAATGGAGTCGATTTCCAAACCCAGCCAAATAATGAAGTGTCAGCTAAGCATGAGCTGGAGgaacaggtgaagaaactgagccaTGACACCTATTCATTGCAGTTGATGGCAGCTTTGCTAGAGAATGAATGCCAAATCTTACAGCAGAGAGTAGAGATTCTCAAGGAACTCCATCATCAGAAACAGGGAACTCTGCAAGAGAAGCCAATTCAGATAAACTGTAAACAGGACAAGAAAAATCAGAAGCCATCAGAAGCAAAGAAAGTAGAAATGTATAAGCAGAACAAGCAAGAAATGAAGGGTACATTTCGTAAAAAAGACAGATCCTGTAGAAGCCTGGATGTTTGTCTTAATAAGAAAGCTTGCAATAACCAGTTCAATATTCATGTTGCAAGAAAAGCTCTTAGGGGAAAAATGAGGTCAGCTAGCAGCCTAAGATAG